A window of the Macaca nemestrina isolate mMacNem1 chromosome X, mMacNem.hap1, whole genome shotgun sequence genome harbors these coding sequences:
- the LOC105495881 gene encoding melanoma-associated antigen 4, which yields MSLEQKSQHCKPEEGVEAQEEALGLVGAQAPATEEQEAAASSSSPLVPGTLEEVPAAGSTGPPQSPQGASALPSTVNFTCWRQPNEGSSSQEEEGPSTSPDPESLFREALSKKVDELVHFLLLKYRAKELVTKAEMLERVIKNYKHCFPVIFGKASESLKMIFGIDVKEVDPTSNTYTLVTCLGLSYDGLLGGNHIFPKTGLLIIVLGTIAMEGDSASEEEIWEELSVMDVYDGREHSVYGEPRKLLTQEWVQENYLEYRKVPGSDPARYEFLWGPRALAETSYVKVLEHVVRVNARVRISYPSLREAALREEEEGV from the coding sequence ATGTCTCTTGAGCAGAAGAGTCAGCACTGCAAGCCTGAGGAAGGCGTTGAGGCCCAAGAAGAGGCCCTGGGCCTAGTGGGTGCCCAGGCTCCTGCTACTGAGGAGCAGGAggctgctgcctcctcctcctctcctctggtCCCTGGCACCCTGGAGGAAGTGCCTGCTGCTGGGTCAACAGGTCCTCCCCAGAGTCCTCAGGGAGCCTCCGCCTTACCCTCTACCGTCAACTTCACTTGCTGGAGGCAACCCAATGAGGGTTCCAGCAGCCAAGAAGAGGAGGGGCCAAGCACCTCTCCTGACCCAGAGTCCTTGTTCCGAGAAGCACTCAGTAAGAAGGTGGATGAGTTGGTTCATTTTCTGCTCCTCAAGTATCGAGCCAAGGAGCTGGTCACAAAGGCAGAAATGCTGGAGAGAGTCATCAAAAATTACAAGCACTGCTTTCCTGTGATCTTCGGCAAAGCCTCTGAGTCCCTGAAGATGATCTTTGGCATTGACGTGAAGGAAGTGGACCCCACCAGCAACACCTACACCCTtgtcacctgcctgggcctctcctACGATGGCCTGCTGGGTGGTAATCATATCTTTCCCAAGACAGGCCTCTTGATAATCGTCCTGGGCACTATCGCAATGGAGGGCGACTCCGCATCTGAGGAGGAAATCTGGGAGGAGCTGAGTGTGATGGATGTGTATGATGGGAGGGAGCACAGTGTCTATGGGGAGCCCAGGAAACTGCTCACCCAAGAGTGGGTGCAGGAGAACTACCTGGAGTACCGGAAGGTACCCGGCAGTGATCCTGCACGCTACGAGTTCCTGTGGGGTCCAAGGGCCCTGGCTGAAACCAGCTATGTGAAGGTCCTGGAGCATGTGGTCAGGGTCAATGCAAGAGTTCGCATTTCCTACCCATCCCTTCGTGAAGCAGCtttgagagaggaggaagagggagtcTGA